In Kordiimonas pumila, a single genomic region encodes these proteins:
- a CDS encoding PaaI family thioesterase: MTDDMLAFGRGVLESQPFSVLLGTELTAFEKGMAELALDLKPEHRQQHGYAHGGIISYLADNALTFAGGSVMGDCLTLEYKINYLRPAVGERLVARARTAGVGRSQAVCTCDIYALKRGVEKLCATAQGTIWKLSKGD, encoded by the coding sequence ATGACGGATGATATGCTGGCATTTGGGCGGGGTGTGCTGGAAAGCCAGCCCTTTAGTGTGCTTTTGGGGACAGAGCTGACAGCTTTTGAAAAAGGCATGGCAGAACTGGCGCTTGACCTGAAGCCCGAGCACAGGCAGCAGCATGGTTATGCGCATGGCGGTATTATAAGCTATTTGGCAGATAATGCCCTCACTTTTGCGGGCGGCTCTGTTATGGGCGACTGCCTAACGCTGGAATATAAAATAAATTATCTGCGCCCTGCTGTGGGCGAGCGCCTTGTTGCCCGGGCTCGCACAGCAGGCGTGGGCCGCAGTCAGGCGGTTTGCACCTGCGATATATATGCCTTGAAGCGCGGTGTGGAAAAGCTGTGCGCCACCGCACAGGGTACAATCTGGAAACTATCTAAAGGCGATTAA
- a CDS encoding formylglycine-generating enzyme family protein: MKKIISFLFLFCSISIFPTASPHALDTDAELQIALEALDIGRFKLADNLFQDLMQNNQALPVDISYHAARAAYGSGFYQRAEMLINAYLAEAGEKPLFAPEAAALKAKILEAISAFTTSEKAAFEFAQKQHTIFAYAAYRRQYPTGENVESADFLSFRRAKELNTEVSFLRYLEHWPDGKFVIDATNGADVAAMRVARQQNTIPSYQNYLDAYPKGKFRDQAKQHEEALAFYSAQKSGSVTALKNFLSVYATSLYRGEAEKALKLAEQSLPLYTLTGPVVRIPAGFFTYKKSGIGQTITKIDGNIIPKAFEATAYEITFSQWDKCVEAGGCNAYVPNDMGWGRMKRPVINVNKNDIASFIEWLNNEWQKAGGTGFWRLPSEVEWAYMVRGQNAQIDTQRAAFSNAGGTCAECADMPDLDMTFPVGQYKPNTYGLYDTLGNVAEWVADCWQDDFTKAPANAAPFMGTDGTCDTGMGVVRGSMNSAMPALLAAQARHKTEGTERRKNIGFRLVRSIPE, encoded by the coding sequence GTGAAAAAGATAATCAGCTTTCTATTTTTATTTTGCTCGATCTCCATTTTTCCCACAGCCTCGCCGCATGCGCTTGATACAGATGCAGAGCTGCAAATTGCCTTAGAAGCGCTTGACATTGGCCGCTTCAAATTGGCAGACAACCTGTTTCAGGACCTGATGCAAAACAACCAGGCATTGCCGGTTGATATTAGCTACCATGCCGCACGCGCCGCTTATGGCAGCGGTTTCTACCAGCGTGCAGAAATGCTCATCAACGCCTATTTGGCCGAAGCCGGGGAAAAGCCGCTTTTTGCACCGGAAGCCGCCGCCCTTAAAGCAAAAATTCTGGAAGCCATAAGCGCCTTTACTACATCTGAAAAAGCGGCCTTTGAATTTGCCCAAAAACAGCATACCATTTTTGCATATGCAGCTTACCGGCGGCAATATCCAACAGGCGAAAACGTTGAATCTGCTGATTTCCTGAGCTTTAGGCGCGCCAAAGAGCTTAATACAGAGGTATCATTTTTGCGCTATCTGGAACACTGGCCTGACGGTAAGTTTGTGATAGATGCCACAAACGGCGCTGATGTGGCGGCCATGCGTGTTGCCCGCCAGCAAAACACTATCCCAAGCTATCAAAACTATCTCGACGCTTATCCAAAAGGCAAATTCCGCGATCAGGCAAAGCAGCATGAAGAAGCGCTGGCTTTTTACAGCGCCCAAAAAAGCGGGTCTGTGACCGCCCTGAAAAACTTTCTCTCTGTTTATGCCACCAGCCTTTACAGAGGTGAGGCTGAAAAGGCCCTGAAACTGGCCGAACAGTCGCTGCCGCTCTATACTTTAACTGGCCCGGTTGTGCGCATTCCTGCTGGCTTTTTTACCTATAAAAAATCAGGCATTGGCCAAACTATTACCAAAATAGACGGCAACATTATCCCCAAAGCCTTTGAAGCTACGGCATATGAAATAACCTTTAGTCAGTGGGACAAATGTGTTGAAGCCGGTGGCTGTAATGCCTATGTGCCAAATGACATGGGCTGGGGCCGCATGAAGCGGCCTGTTATTAATGTGAACAAAAATGACATTGCGAGCTTTATTGAATGGCTCAATAACGAGTGGCAAAAAGCAGGCGGCACCGGTTTTTGGCGGCTACCCAGTGAAGTGGAATGGGCCTATATGGTACGCGGGCAAAATGCCCAAATTGATACCCAGCGCGCAGCCTTCAGTAATGCGGGTGGCACCTGTGCTGAATGCGCCGACATGCCCGACCTCGATATGACCTTCCCTGTCGGTCAATATAAACCCAATACATACGGCCTTTATGACACCCTTGGTAACGTAGCAGAATGGGTTGCTGATTGCTGGCAGGATGATTTTACCAAAGCGCCGGCAAATGCAGCACCCTTTATGGGCACAGACGGAACCTGTGATACAGGCATGGGCGTGGTGCGCGGCAGTATGAACTCGGCCATGCCTGCCCTGCTTGCCGCACAGGCACGGCATAAAACAGAGGGTACAGAACGGCGTAAAAATATTGGTTTCCGGCTTGTTCGGTCTATCCCGGAATAA
- a CDS encoding ion channel, with the protein MFIQIAIGSFLIVCTILVEVSFIELAIMATRRFGKNLMDSKRFSHFVLVLTVTALWLLAALSLAMWVWALGFLYVGAFDTLEAALYFAMASFTTLGFGDLLLPLEWRLLSGFAAANGLVLFGLNTAFLIEIMMRMRTSRR; encoded by the coding sequence GTGTTTATACAGATTGCAATTGGCTCTTTTCTGATCGTTTGCACCATTTTGGTGGAGGTAAGCTTTATCGAGCTTGCCATTATGGCGACTCGTCGCTTTGGTAAAAACCTGATGGACAGCAAACGCTTTAGCCATTTTGTTCTTGTGCTAACGGTAACAGCACTGTGGCTTTTGGCGGCCCTTAGCCTTGCCATGTGGGTGTGGGCTTTGGGTTTTCTCTATGTCGGGGCCTTTGATACGCTTGAGGCGGCGCTGTATTTTGCAATGGCATCCTTTACCACACTGGGGTTTGGTGACCTACTATTGCCGCTTGAATGGCGGCTGCTGTCTGGCTTTGCAGCGGCAAACGGGTTGGTGCTGTTTGGCCTTAATACCGCTTTCCTGATCGAAATAATGATGCGCATGCGCACATCGCGCCGCTAA
- a CDS encoding TetR/AcrR family transcriptional regulator gives MSPTERVYSNSKETILDAAHRVAERDGAGKVTIDAVAREAGVSKGGVLYNFPSKEMLLKGMLERKIETSRADMNALREDLKRKGEKNPTLRAMIRSACLKECETDNGVSMAILASAAQNPDLLEPARVLFRQYWADIMTECDDIAGAAVLFAAIDGLVLTSKLGMGMAPYNTDDLDSFIEKFDQFAKGL, from the coding sequence ATGTCACCGACAGAACGAGTATATTCTAATTCTAAAGAAACGATCCTTGATGCCGCCCACAGGGTTGCAGAGCGTGATGGTGCCGGTAAGGTTACGATCGATGCTGTTGCCCGTGAAGCGGGTGTGAGCAAAGGGGGGGTTCTTTATAATTTTCCCAGCAAGGAAATGCTTTTAAAAGGCATGCTGGAGAGAAAAATTGAAACGTCCCGTGCTGATATGAATGCGCTGCGAGAAGACCTCAAGCGAAAGGGTGAAAAAAACCCCACGCTTCGTGCAATGATCAGATCGGCCTGTTTGAAAGAATGTGAAACAGATAACGGGGTTTCGATGGCGATATTGGCGTCAGCGGCACAGAACCCTGACCTGTTAGAGCCTGCTCGGGTATTATTTCGGCAATACTGGGCTGATATTATGACGGAATGTGATGATATAGCCGGGGCAGCCGTTCTATTTGCTGCGATTGATGGTTTGGTTCTTACTTCAAAATTGGGCATGGGTATGGCTCCCTACAATACCGATGACCTAGATAGTTTTATTGAAAAATTTGATCAGTTCGCCAAAGGCCTGTAA